In Moorella sp. Hama-1, a single genomic region encodes these proteins:
- the cas10d gene encoding type I-D CRISPR-associated protein Cas10d/Csc3 produces MNVAWLKSKLADRELEDYNRYILPSLAPWQDREQSGSRAGSTVAEHLAGGALLLFTLRKILGLNEVEVRLVVAAFTLHDLNKLATKPAPLGQLANDRPWVEEMIVTLGIDSFFPAWRDYYGDLISLIRSHSGHQNLYGYDLIPAAGKTRLDSQRIRELTYLIRAVDLIDLSHHFDERKKKQQFLSLLNSFATTQLRWISHKLAEHRGVLSNIIHNQVIQMLQEQGARPLLVYPEGVWYLLPVSTTLPPLPEIMTGVAVRVQQRLEGFKIEDLDKVIQTTKDGIKVNGSVVGQIPAALALTKVEELAYKRKPKFADHYNKLRDRLIREGVNLDNYLSEKGLRMFQTQEDLVTGELIRATYNFLNTHCQDVKDPWQVLYARLNIDAETYAPFNALYDRPFIIAANLPCDSQTLKGELNRIWEEQWPTRGNDNTTDPVPAFVQHYLQDTLVVDIGREDSFSPARMQDYLTAYIKGRHQQDCSGAFAGTTEKMLSPQVPEGMQVQQFSNRLPGGASIEPKRYISAIAREQFFIERIVFRSGGEKAVYLHFMPRQFIPWVQLGLLKQELEELLGDQDALLGIDDAAFKESQRKLFRESFRANKGKGLSLPRFAETVAGIITMPVYLDAETAGERSLQALEYGARLALAFNLKVLISEAVIPPLTAADFDFLYIDSIPWQLAAFFRTRTLSRDEAQEFLTLIDALRRVDMALRKDIRDSLLLELVLESLSGPLGLFTAVDRALERKARVAKPSAPDSIWVLGSVVREIETVLAILERRLPMAAVSNYLKEMAVLAWQGGLRGKSLERNSLLFPLNTIFDYLRRDVAAFDREAQQAVLAEYIFDYLERIREHVGQRQADNATAFVALFYRLLDDIFQGKVNRALDMEKDLKAAFLYYVRSQIKQAVDKKQNQGQEVAAQ; encoded by the coding sequence ATGAATGTTGCTTGGTTAAAAAGCAAGTTGGCCGACCGCGAACTGGAGGATTATAACCGCTATATCCTGCCGTCCCTGGCACCCTGGCAGGACAGGGAACAGTCTGGCAGCCGCGCCGGCAGTACCGTAGCGGAACACCTGGCCGGCGGGGCGTTACTACTGTTTACCTTAAGGAAAATACTGGGATTAAATGAGGTGGAGGTAAGGCTGGTGGTTGCGGCTTTTACCCTCCATGACCTCAACAAGCTGGCCACGAAACCAGCGCCCCTGGGGCAACTGGCCAATGACCGCCCCTGGGTGGAAGAAATGATTGTCACCCTGGGCATAGACAGCTTTTTCCCGGCCTGGCGGGACTACTACGGCGACCTGATTTCTTTAATTCGCAGCCATTCAGGGCACCAGAATCTATACGGCTATGACCTGATCCCGGCCGCTGGAAAAACGCGCCTGGATTCTCAACGTATCCGCGAACTCACCTATCTCATCAGGGCGGTGGACCTCATCGATCTGTCGCACCATTTCGATGAAAGGAAGAAAAAGCAGCAATTCCTCAGCCTGCTCAATAGCTTTGCTACGACCCAGTTGCGCTGGATCAGCCATAAACTCGCTGAACACCGGGGCGTATTATCCAACATCATCCATAACCAGGTTATCCAGATGCTGCAAGAACAGGGCGCCCGGCCTCTATTGGTGTACCCGGAAGGCGTCTGGTATCTGCTGCCCGTTAGTACTACTTTACCGCCCCTGCCGGAGATTATGACCGGGGTGGCAGTCCGGGTGCAGCAGCGCCTGGAGGGTTTCAAGATCGAGGACCTGGACAAGGTAATCCAGACAACTAAAGACGGTATCAAAGTTAACGGCAGCGTAGTTGGCCAGATACCGGCAGCTTTAGCCCTGACCAAAGTGGAGGAACTCGCTTATAAACGTAAACCCAAATTTGCCGATCATTACAATAAATTACGCGATCGCCTGATCAGGGAAGGAGTTAATCTCGACAATTATTTGTCTGAGAAAGGTCTGCGCATGTTTCAAACCCAGGAGGATCTTGTTACGGGAGAACTGATCCGGGCTACTTATAACTTCCTGAATACTCACTGTCAGGATGTTAAAGACCCGTGGCAGGTCCTTTATGCCCGGTTAAACATCGACGCGGAGACTTATGCGCCCTTTAATGCCCTGTATGATCGGCCGTTTATAATTGCCGCCAACCTGCCCTGTGACAGCCAGACCCTCAAAGGTGAGCTAAACCGGATCTGGGAGGAGCAGTGGCCCACCCGGGGCAACGATAATACTACTGACCCGGTCCCTGCCTTTGTCCAGCATTACCTTCAGGATACTCTGGTGGTAGACATCGGCAGAGAAGATTCCTTTAGCCCGGCACGAATGCAGGATTATTTAACCGCCTATATCAAAGGCCGCCACCAGCAGGACTGTTCCGGCGCATTCGCCGGTACTACCGAGAAGATGTTATCACCCCAGGTGCCCGAAGGTATGCAGGTACAGCAGTTTTCCAACCGCCTGCCGGGAGGAGCATCCATAGAACCTAAACGTTATATATCCGCAATCGCCAGGGAGCAATTCTTTATCGAGCGGATAGTTTTCCGCTCCGGCGGGGAAAAGGCTGTGTACCTGCATTTCATGCCACGCCAGTTCATCCCCTGGGTGCAGCTTGGCTTATTAAAACAGGAGTTGGAAGAACTCCTCGGGGATCAAGATGCCCTGCTGGGTATTGATGACGCCGCCTTCAAGGAAAGCCAGAGGAAGCTGTTCCGGGAAAGCTTCCGGGCCAATAAGGGCAAGGGCCTTTCCCTGCCCCGGTTTGCCGAAACGGTGGCCGGTATTATTACCATGCCGGTATACCTGGATGCGGAAACGGCAGGGGAACGCTCCCTGCAGGCTCTGGAGTACGGCGCTCGCCTGGCCCTGGCGTTTAACCTGAAGGTCTTGATCAGCGAGGCCGTAATACCCCCCTTAACGGCGGCTGATTTTGATTTCCTCTATATCGACAGTATTCCCTGGCAGCTGGCAGCTTTCTTCCGCACCAGGACCCTTTCCCGGGATGAGGCGCAGGAGTTTTTAACCCTGATCGACGCCCTGCGCCGTGTCGATATGGCTTTGCGCAAAGATATTCGCGATAGCCTGCTGCTGGAGCTGGTCCTGGAAAGCCTCAGCGGGCCCCTGGGCCTGTTCACGGCCGTCGACCGGGCCCTGGAGCGGAAAGCGCGGGTGGCGAAACCGAGTGCCCCGGACAGCATCTGGGTGCTGGGTAGCGTTGTCCGGGAGATTGAAACAGTCCTGGCTATTTTAGAAAGGAGGTTACCTATGGCTGCAGTATCAAACTACCTTAAGGAAATGGCTGTCCTGGCCTGGCAGGGCGGGCTACGAGGTAAAAGCCTGGAGAGAAACTCCCTGCTTTTCCCTTTGAACACGATCTTCGATTACCTGCGCCGCGATGTCGCTGCCTTTGACCGGGAAGCCCAGCAGGCCGTGCTGGCGGAGTACATCTTCGACTACCTGGAACGGATCAGGGAGCACGTCGGGCAACGCCAGGCAGACAACGCCACCGCCTTTGTGGCCCTTTTTTACCGCCTGCTGGACGATATTTTTCAGGGTAAGGTCAACCGCGCACTGGATATGGAGAAAGACCTCAAGGCCGCCTTTCTCTATTACGTGCGCAGCCAAATCAAGCAGGCCGTGGATAAAAAACAGAATCAAGGACAGGAGGTTGCAGCCCAGTGA
- the cas7d gene encoding type I-D CRISPR-associated protein Cas7/Csc2: protein MKSLAAYQDFLLKEYSNLPTGRYVNLVIIRETESECIFRTEGSGEPLNRELVQAGVKSTAAIQRVVISKRKQTAVERRTGREMLRSYGLLNVAGSECMLNTNAPCERCVDCWLYGYAVGGGGAQKSRVITEDAFSLLPAGQIVATKTFNALFDNNTMRHPVTREASTSINSSEYVKPQVHFVDIETLKDVTAAEMVYVTANILNSRRYGAISSKIGRVKNYLVAIVFSRSEIFSTLEMVQQLYDLLCDDNAELEHPLPTARVLDRALKAVDALLPQVYGAKKVMAGKELAAYLEEVATLLEEPQSFLESLTRSYPQPVKDKGKQKNDNK, encoded by the coding sequence GTGAAAAGCCTGGCAGCTTATCAAGATTTCTTACTAAAGGAGTACAGCAATTTACCCACCGGTCGCTACGTCAACCTGGTTATTATCCGCGAAACCGAGTCAGAGTGTATCTTTCGTACCGAGGGTAGCGGCGAGCCATTGAACCGGGAACTGGTCCAGGCCGGCGTTAAAAGCACCGCTGCCATCCAGCGGGTGGTTATTTCCAAACGCAAGCAGACGGCGGTGGAAAGGCGAACTGGCCGGGAAATGCTACGCAGTTACGGCCTGCTCAATGTCGCGGGGAGCGAATGTATGCTCAATACCAACGCCCCCTGCGAGCGTTGCGTGGACTGCTGGCTCTATGGCTATGCCGTCGGCGGCGGTGGTGCCCAGAAATCGCGGGTAATTACTGAAGATGCCTTTTCGCTGCTTCCGGCGGGACAGATTGTTGCTACTAAAACCTTTAACGCCCTGTTTGACAACAATACCATGCGCCACCCGGTGACGAGAGAAGCCTCGACCAGCATCAATTCCAGTGAGTATGTTAAACCCCAGGTGCATTTTGTTGATATTGAAACCCTGAAGGATGTCACTGCCGCGGAAATGGTTTATGTCACCGCCAATATCCTGAACTCACGGCGTTATGGCGCCATTTCCTCGAAAATAGGGCGGGTCAAAAATTACCTAGTGGCCATAGTTTTTAGCCGTTCCGAGATCTTCAGCACCCTGGAAATGGTCCAGCAGCTTTATGATTTATTATGCGATGATAACGCCGAACTGGAGCATCCCCTGCCAACCGCCCGCGTACTGGACCGGGCCCTCAAAGCCGTGGATGCCCTGCTGCCGCAGGTTTACGGCGCTAAAAAAGTAATGGCCGGGAAAGAACTGGCTGCCTACCTTGAGGAAGTGGCCACCCTCCTGGAAGAACCCCAATCCTTCCTGGAGTCTTTAACCCGGTCTTACCCGCAACCGGTCAAAGATAAAGGCAAGCAGAAAAATGATAACAAGTAG
- the cas5d gene encoding type I-D CRISPR-associated protein Cas5/Csc1, with translation MLVYELEIILQERVFFASREIDKFFLTEPVIGNYALAYAFNLVTAPYRVEDVKNEKPAYPADLTSLNRRGIYLTPATPRQKPVLVVERFNALTDSYWYQMSNNVVVGDLAYKLDKERKRRPANFPQEGHLRLLARGTRLGLFLCCREEIIIPSYIRLGKFNSKARVKVVQHWEDPPRMYREDASIDYYLNPLDLPAGSRVKLFDLMSVPPVPLIKNVILSGAFYQLAKEKYLPVDMAFGGLAACAP, from the coding sequence TTGCTGGTCTATGAGCTGGAAATAATCCTGCAGGAACGAGTCTTTTTCGCCAGCCGCGAGATTGACAAGTTTTTTTTAACCGAACCGGTAATCGGCAATTACGCCCTGGCCTATGCCTTTAACCTGGTGACGGCTCCTTACCGGGTTGAAGATGTCAAAAACGAGAAGCCAGCTTATCCAGCCGATCTGACCAGTCTAAACCGGCGGGGGATTTACCTTACCCCCGCCACCCCCCGGCAGAAACCCGTTCTGGTGGTGGAAAGGTTCAATGCCTTGACCGACAGCTACTGGTACCAGATGAGTAATAACGTGGTGGTCGGCGATCTTGCCTACAAGCTGGATAAAGAGCGGAAGCGCCGGCCCGCCAATTTCCCCCAGGAGGGGCACTTGCGCCTCCTGGCCCGGGGAACCCGCCTGGGCCTGTTCCTCTGTTGCCGGGAAGAAATAATCATACCGTCTTATATTCGCCTGGGCAAGTTTAACAGCAAGGCCAGAGTTAAAGTAGTCCAGCATTGGGAGGACCCGCCCCGGATGTATCGCGAGGATGCATCTATTGACTACTATCTCAACCCCCTGGATCTGCCGGCCGGTTCCCGAGTAAAGCTTTTCGATTTAATGAGTGTACCACCGGTACCGTTGATAAAAAATGTTATCCTCAGCGGTGCATTCTATCAACTGGCTAAAGAAAAATATCTGCCCGTGGATATGGCCTTCGGGGGGCTGGCAGCATGCGCGCCTTAA
- the cas3 gene encoding type I-D CRISPR-associated helicase Cas3': MRALTVELQPHYERVAADNPFPEKLPLLLQHQWETWDAVRDNHLVFNTYPTGTGKTIAALLGILHFRAHNVLIIAPTNALVGQHERDVCDFVRRFQLPHLVKEINADILRNLEVPGTRRKGEKLHQLIRNPAVIDDQVNERSPLMLVTNPDLFYYALFYLFNKQDQRNLARGILQEFDYIIVDELHYYNAKQLANFLYFIVISHHFGYFTSQNRRMVILTATPDSFLQTYIERLEYLGLKCRMIRPEAKPGGSLAADNGKEIQSTARLTLHLLPLEKKADYHGHVEEHLPYLESALGQGQDGVIITSSLRQINQLAMFLQRTPLAGHFARITGPVPAMERAKAAFYPLVLATATVDIGYNFQGHPKERQNIDFGILECSTLDAFWQRLGRIGRVLGKPVRNYPSEAFVYIPAEAWNLLSGTLVETTYTRPELQNLMQETLAPQRLMARLFHGEYISYFSLMEVMLPLQHIHRLLPDDMKEWAQKGFELLKEIYSPRSRRNFWHLFNELKQYDEIRGLLNLMQKNPTRMERRSLFKVLKERYGSDDINLDGVYQLWQDGDADLRQDLEFYLHNKISPYAGMFSFRGHTGDKKVAAYDPEGLLSESRGWVIVDPWHLIKNFTFEVYTRQEIKLFKDLTPPEADIYVLIKNMYEQPLRLKLTYQLPSHLEIEELDSRSGWFVSLRGLKVEAAYQGAVVPLRRQLQDILQDSFVSGVLLQRDFNPAIINRCFREEIYPLELTASKDGSSKQYFFFPGQAGYDFWARYGWSLRKEEHTWIIV, encoded by the coding sequence ATGCGCGCCTTAACCGTAGAGCTACAGCCCCATTATGAAAGGGTTGCCGCGGATAACCCTTTTCCGGAAAAACTGCCCCTTTTGCTACAACACCAGTGGGAAACCTGGGACGCTGTCCGGGATAACCATCTGGTATTCAATACGTATCCGACTGGTACCGGCAAAACCATAGCTGCCTTGCTGGGGATCCTTCATTTTCGCGCTCACAACGTCCTTATTATTGCGCCCACCAATGCCCTGGTGGGGCAACACGAGCGCGACGTCTGCGATTTTGTCAGGCGCTTCCAGTTGCCCCACCTGGTAAAGGAAATTAATGCCGACATCCTGAGGAATTTGGAGGTGCCTGGCACCCGGCGCAAAGGGGAAAAGCTGCACCAGTTAATCCGCAACCCGGCGGTAATTGACGATCAGGTAAACGAACGCAGCCCCCTGATGCTGGTGACCAATCCCGACCTTTTTTATTACGCCCTGTTTTATTTATTTAATAAGCAGGACCAGCGCAACCTGGCCCGGGGCATCCTGCAGGAATTCGATTATATCATCGTTGACGAGCTCCATTACTATAACGCCAAACAGCTGGCCAACTTCCTCTATTTTATCGTCATCTCCCATCACTTTGGCTATTTTACCAGCCAGAACCGCCGCATGGTTATCCTGACGGCCACCCCGGACTCCTTCCTCCAGACTTATATTGAGAGGCTGGAATACTTGGGACTTAAGTGCCGGATGATCAGACCAGAGGCCAAACCGGGTGGCTCTCTGGCCGCAGACAATGGGAAGGAAATCCAGAGTACGGCCCGGTTAACCCTGCATTTATTACCCCTGGAAAAGAAGGCGGACTATCATGGTCACGTTGAGGAGCATCTGCCCTACCTGGAAAGTGCCCTGGGGCAAGGGCAAGATGGCGTTATTATTACCAGTAGCTTAAGGCAAATAAACCAGCTAGCTATGTTTTTACAGCGCACCCCATTGGCCGGGCATTTTGCCCGGATTACCGGCCCCGTGCCGGCGATGGAGCGGGCAAAGGCCGCCTTTTACCCGCTGGTGCTGGCCACCGCTACCGTCGATATCGGTTACAATTTTCAGGGTCACCCCAAAGAACGACAGAATATCGATTTCGGCATCCTGGAGTGCAGTACCCTGGATGCCTTCTGGCAACGCCTGGGTCGCATCGGGCGCGTGCTGGGGAAACCGGTCCGGAATTATCCCTCCGAGGCCTTCGTTTATATTCCCGCCGAGGCCTGGAACCTGCTGTCCGGGACGCTGGTAGAGACGACTTATACCCGCCCGGAGTTGCAAAACTTGATGCAGGAAACCCTAGCACCGCAAAGATTGATGGCCCGCCTTTTCCATGGGGAGTATATATCCTATTTCTCCCTTATGGAAGTAATGCTGCCCTTGCAGCATATCCACCGGCTGCTGCCTGACGATATGAAAGAATGGGCGCAAAAAGGCTTTGAATTGCTTAAAGAAATATATAGCCCGCGCAGCCGGCGCAATTTCTGGCATTTGTTTAATGAACTAAAGCAGTATGATGAAATCCGTGGTTTACTCAACCTCATGCAAAAGAATCCAACCCGCATGGAACGCCGGTCTCTATTTAAGGTTTTGAAGGAACGTTATGGTAGCGACGACATTAATCTGGATGGGGTCTATCAACTCTGGCAGGACGGCGACGCCGACCTGCGGCAGGACCTGGAGTTTTATTTGCATAATAAAATCAGCCCTTATGCCGGGATGTTTAGTTTTCGCGGCCATACCGGGGATAAAAAGGTGGCAGCTTATGATCCTGAAGGGTTATTGAGTGAAAGCCGGGGCTGGGTGATAGTCGATCCCTGGCACCTGATAAAGAACTTTACTTTTGAAGTATATACCCGGCAGGAAATTAAGCTGTTCAAGGATCTGACACCCCCGGAGGCAGATATTTACGTGCTTATAAAAAACATGTATGAGCAACCATTACGATTAAAGTTAACCTATCAGCTCCCTTCTCACCTCGAAATTGAAGAACTCGACAGCCGCAGCGGGTGGTTTGTGTCTTTGCGGGGGTTAAAAGTGGAAGCAGCCTATCAGGGGGCCGTTGTACCCCTGCGGCGACAGCTGCAGGATATACTGCAGGACAGTTTCGTCAGCGGTGTTCTGCTGCAACGGGATTTCAACCCGGCCATAATCAACCGCTGTTTTCGTGAGGAGATTTATCCCCTGGAGTTAACAGCCAGCAAAGATGGCAGCAGCAAACAGTATTTTTTCTTTCCCGGCCAGGCCGGTTATGACTTCTGGGCGCGTTACGGTTGGAGCTTACGCAAAGAAGAGCATACGTGGATTATTGTCTAA
- the cmr5 gene encoding type III-B CRISPR module-associated protein Cmr5, producing the protein MALNGLEQGRARYAYDCARQGKDLPASKEYKSYVKKIPALIKMNGLGATLAFIAAKKKDDPRKKEYAYKVIYDQLKPWLVEKGLVERHQDLVAAVVALDSLSYRMVTGEVLALFKWISRFAEGLIEGEADE; encoded by the coding sequence ATGGCACTCAACGGTTTAGAACAGGGCCGCGCCCGCTACGCCTATGACTGTGCCCGGCAGGGGAAAGATCTGCCGGCCAGCAAAGAATACAAATCCTATGTCAAAAAGATACCCGCCCTGATCAAGATGAACGGCCTCGGGGCGACCCTGGCCTTTATTGCCGCCAAAAAGAAAGATGACCCCCGCAAAAAGGAGTATGCCTATAAAGTCATTTATGACCAGTTAAAGCCATGGCTGGTAGAGAAGGGTCTGGTGGAACGCCACCAGGATTTGGTCGCAGCTGTGGTCGCCCTCGATTCCCTGTCTTACCGGATGGTGACCGGGGAAGTGCTGGCCCTCTTTAAGTGGATCAGCCGCTTCGCCGAGGGCCTGATTGAAGGTGAGGCCGATGAGTGA
- the cmr6 gene encoding type III-B CRISPR module RAMP protein Cmr6: MSERGKLVVQQTKGGGYAGTIRLSNNKSMPLPSYYDLRDASLNGVECEVEREKGLIKRVLVAGQDLQRRPGKGSQEGYKDRQPQHRQQETAGRPPVKDNGPHQDKAREENRLKTFLPRDTHQYLPAKVDNFGLLLNKVAWFDEGEDNKGQGKGFKFYLAGRNPRTLVKGDFAGIDFTVLDRRRERALQGTGLLLEKLPMTPQWRFVVGLGQESVYETSLTLHPVYGFPFIPGNAIKGLVRNTIISEVFAGDEKEALADTGFRAIFGWTNYGTPSSQRGLVHFFDAYPATAPHIVPDIINPHYAPYYQDASGRTPPGDYYNPVPVFFLTVERTEMLFYLGINPAANQVITAGELAGQDYLSTTGKWLRLALGEYGIGAKTAVGYGCFASL; encoded by the coding sequence ATGAGTGAAAGGGGCAAACTTGTTGTCCAGCAGACCAAAGGCGGCGGGTATGCGGGTACAATCAGGCTAAGTAATAACAAAAGCATGCCCCTGCCATCGTATTACGATTTACGCGATGCCAGCCTCAATGGAGTTGAGTGTGAGGTGGAAAGGGAAAAAGGGTTAATAAAGCGGGTCCTGGTAGCCGGGCAAGATTTACAGCGCCGGCCAGGGAAGGGGTCGCAGGAGGGTTATAAGGACCGCCAGCCCCAGCACCGGCAGCAGGAAACCGCCGGTCGTCCCCCGGTAAAGGATAACGGTCCTCATCAAGATAAGGCACGGGAGGAAAACAGGTTAAAGACTTTTTTACCCCGCGATACGCATCAGTATCTCCCCGCTAAGGTTGATAACTTTGGTCTTCTCCTGAATAAAGTCGCCTGGTTTGATGAAGGGGAAGATAATAAAGGCCAGGGCAAGGGATTTAAGTTTTATCTCGCCGGCAGAAACCCCAGGACCCTGGTGAAAGGCGATTTTGCCGGGATCGATTTTACCGTTCTGGACAGGCGGCGGGAGCGAGCCCTCCAGGGTACGGGCCTTCTCCTGGAAAAATTGCCCATGACCCCACAGTGGCGCTTTGTCGTTGGCCTGGGCCAGGAATCAGTATATGAAACCTCCCTGACCCTGCACCCTGTCTATGGTTTTCCCTTTATACCAGGGAACGCCATCAAAGGCCTGGTGCGTAATACCATCATCAGCGAGGTCTTCGCCGGTGATGAAAAGGAGGCCCTGGCCGATACCGGCTTCCGAGCGATATTTGGCTGGACCAATTATGGTACACCGTCCAGCCAAAGAGGTCTGGTCCACTTTTTTGATGCCTACCCGGCCACAGCACCCCATATAGTACCGGATATTATCAACCCCCACTATGCCCCCTATTACCAGGACGCTAGCGGTCGCACGCCGCCGGGTGATTATTATAACCCGGTGCCGGTTTTTTTCCTGACGGTGGAAAGGACGGAGATGCTCTTTTACCTGGGTATCAACCCGGCGGCCAATCAGGTTATCACGGCCGGGGAGCTGGCCGGACAAGATTATTTGAGCACAACCGGCAAGTGGCTGCGTTTGGCCCTGGGTGAATACGGTATCGGTGCCAAAACGGCAGTGGGGTACGGATGCTTTGCCAGTTTATGA
- the cas6 gene encoding CRISPR-associated endoribonuclease Cas6 — translation MLYSLVIYFSPREDLQPRHDLGASLHAFLYNLIRSGDGTYAAELHQQGGIKPFTVSPVEVVQREYMSALVPGGKAATFPRGSLCRVRFTLLQARPFFPLAEYFLHHSRPLSEPHLNGIPLEILEVKVARTPEEPGAGYSEYRQLWEQAAAARRITLEFSSPTTFRQGDVNLPLPVPRLIFAGLAAKWRHFAPDYPIHQGLDEYVDKYVAPAEFNIKSALLDYGRNRKYVGFKGRCSFIVSGSDEHKELAKQVSMLADYAFYAGIGQKTTMGMGQARRLQISGS, via the coding sequence ATGCTCTATAGCCTGGTTATCTATTTTTCGCCCCGGGAAGACCTGCAACCGCGCCACGACCTGGGCGCCAGCCTGCATGCCTTTTTATATAACCTTATTCGATCCGGGGACGGGACATACGCTGCTGAATTGCATCAACAAGGGGGCATTAAACCCTTTACTGTTTCCCCGGTGGAGGTAGTTCAAAGGGAATATATGAGCGCGCTTGTTCCTGGTGGGAAGGCAGCGACATTCCCGCGCGGCAGCCTCTGCCGGGTTCGTTTCACTTTGCTGCAAGCCAGGCCTTTTTTTCCCCTGGCCGAGTATTTTTTGCATCACAGCCGGCCCCTTTCCGAACCCCATCTCAACGGCATACCCCTGGAGATACTGGAAGTCAAGGTGGCCCGGACACCGGAAGAGCCGGGTGCCGGTTATAGTGAATACCGCCAGTTGTGGGAACAGGCTGCCGCAGCCAGGAGGATAACCCTGGAATTTTCTTCTCCTACCACCTTCCGTCAGGGGGACGTTAATCTACCCCTTCCCGTACCCAGGCTGATATTTGCCGGCCTGGCTGCCAAATGGCGCCATTTCGCTCCTGATTACCCCATCCACCAGGGCCTGGACGAGTATGTGGATAAATACGTCGCCCCGGCCGAATTTAATATTAAATCCGCGCTCCTGGATTACGGGCGCAACCGTAAATATGTCGGCTTTAAAGGCCGATGTAGCTTTATTGTTTCCGGGAGCGACGAACATAAGGAACTGGCCAAACAGGTTAGCATGCTTGCTGATTATGCCTTTTATGCCGGCATCGGCCAGAAGACGACCATGGGTATGGGCCAGGCCCGGCGCCTGCAAATTAGCGGGAGTTGA
- the cmr4 gene encoding type III-B CRISPR module RAMP protein Cmr4 — translation MFKQARPFFLMVETPLHAGCGSDLGVVDLPIQREKHTGIPKVEASGLKGCIREAFEDYDVVPGNRLPEPLVQEFPGLREKGKLREAINLAFGPEDGDLHAGALGFTDARLLLFPVRSMRGVFGWVTCPAIISKFIRELKMAGLEPPLQVPPAGAIPRGCGLLVNNGHVILEEYTFALQEDAACTNLAAWLARKLFPASGYEYWREKMQKDLVVLADDDCRDFVNLATEVITRTRIDAQTGTVARGALFTEEYLPQESVLYALALAAPVFHSSKGIFAAGEERAVLTFWQKGLPEFLQLGGNATIGKGIVRLKVLEEG, via the coding sequence ATGTTTAAGCAGGCACGTCCCTTTTTTCTTATGGTTGAGACGCCCCTTCACGCCGGTTGCGGCAGTGACCTGGGGGTGGTCGACCTGCCCATCCAGCGGGAAAAACACACCGGCATACCGAAGGTGGAAGCCTCGGGCCTGAAGGGTTGTATCAGGGAAGCCTTCGAGGATTATGATGTAGTGCCGGGCAACCGCCTCCCGGAACCCCTGGTGCAGGAATTCCCCGGACTGCGGGAAAAGGGGAAGCTACGGGAGGCTATTAATCTGGCCTTTGGGCCTGAAGACGGGGATCTGCACGCCGGCGCCCTGGGCTTTACCGACGCCAGGCTCCTCCTTTTCCCGGTACGTTCCATGCGCGGCGTATTCGGCTGGGTGACCTGTCCGGCAATTATCTCCAAGTTTATTCGGGAATTAAAGATGGCCGGTCTGGAGCCCCCACTGCAGGTCCCACCGGCCGGTGCGATACCCAGGGGTTGCGGCTTATTGGTAAATAACGGGCATGTGATTCTCGAAGAATACACCTTTGCCCTCCAGGAGGACGCCGCCTGTACCAACTTAGCCGCCTGGCTGGCCCGTAAACTCTTTCCCGCCTCGGGCTACGAATACTGGCGGGAGAAAATGCAAAAGGACCTGGTGGTCCTGGCCGATGACGATTGCCGCGATTTTGTCAACCTAGCCACCGAGGTCATCACCAGGACCAGAATCGACGCGCAAACAGGTACGGTAGCCAGGGGCGCCCTGTTTACCGAAGAGTACTTACCCCAGGAGAGCGTCCTTTATGCCCTGGCCCTGGCCGCACCGGTGTTTCATAGCAGCAAAGGTATTTTCGCTGCTGGGGAAGAAAGGGCCGTCCTCACCTTCTGGCAGAAGGGTCTACCCGAATTCCTGCAGCTGGGTGGTAACGCCACCATTGGTAAAGGCATTGTCAGGTTAAAGGTCCTGGAGGAGGGTTAA